The following coding sequences lie in one Mucilaginibacter sp. KACC 22773 genomic window:
- a CDS encoding TonB-dependent receptor yields the protein MEKILFYRRLLLPVFIFLWGTQFCHAQTQNPGPITLKKANITLADVFQSVKKQTGLTVFYSNNLLNDRELVTVDFQNASVQDVFTFLLKGKNLRYVLRDQLVVIEKVAAEKPVPATPKKEPAQAPLPKTVQGTVTDEKGLTLPGVSVKVKGTGIGTQSDVNGKYSLNLKGTDKTVITFSFVGSKTQEFDLNNYQPSNGTYVLDVTIGTDKTALEEVAIVAYGTQKKASLVSSITTISPKQLKGPSSNLTTMLAGVVPGMISYQRSGEPGADNAQFFIRGVGTFGAGKVDPLILIDGIESSTTDLARLQPDDIAGFSVLKDATASSLYGARGANGVILVTTKRGDVGAVKFNVRGENSTSSNIKNIDLADNIAYMTLANEAVLTRNPLGALPYSQNKIDHTANGDDPLLYPSNNWIKQLIKTKTSNQRFNMNANGGSEKAKYYLAMTYNIDNGNLAENSLNNFSNNIKLQSYSILSNTTLNLTKTTEVVVSLKGQFDSYHGPISGGGFTFLNALWSNPVAFPAIYPGSLLPYVNHPLFGNAIIPSGGLYVNPYAQSLSGFQSSNTSTLTAQLNLNQKFDFITQGLSARVMAYTTRYSYFTVARQYSPYYYQSNVLNGQFNGLTLLNDGSSGSIGATPTEYLTYSPGGSVSNATTYIETAINYNRTFAEKHAISGLLIGTMRNYLTANAPTLQLSLPSRNQGVSGRFTYGYDNRYLLEFNFGYNGSERFASNHRFGFFPSVGAGWVVSNEKFFEPMLSTIDNLKFRFTYGLVGNDQIGSANDRFFYLSDVNLNSGSNGQFGTNYTYSRPGVVTYRYENQNITWEQSRQTNIGMDLTIAKDFSLTLDAYQNKRDNILMVRSTIPTSMGLQANISSNAGKSSSKGVDVAMDYKKNFTNSFWIQSRGTLTYAKSKLLKNEEPVYSDNLKYLSRVGNSLSQIYGLVAERLFIDDVDVANSPVQSFGNYKAGDIKYRDMNGDGKISSSDVVPIGHPLVPEIIYGFGFSVGYKNFDVSAFFQGSARSSFIINSANISPFYLVNGYQSSTGLNSGNQSGLLSSIANDHWSEDNRNPYAFWPRLSSTIQENNTQTSTWWLRNGSFLRLKSAEIGYNFTKNQLKGIRMKSARLYANGLNLLTVTGFKLWDPEMGTSGLGYPIQKVFNLGLRVEF from the coding sequence ATGGAGAAAATTTTATTTTACCGGCGGCTGCTACTGCCTGTTTTTATTTTTTTATGGGGCACCCAATTTTGTCACGCACAAACGCAAAATCCGGGGCCTATAACACTCAAAAAGGCAAATATCACCTTGGCCGATGTGTTTCAATCCGTTAAAAAACAAACAGGGCTAACAGTTTTTTACAGCAACAATTTATTAAACGACCGGGAACTGGTTACCGTTGATTTTCAAAATGCCAGTGTGCAGGATGTTTTCACTTTTCTTTTAAAAGGCAAAAACCTGCGTTATGTATTACGCGATCAGCTTGTCGTAATTGAAAAAGTTGCGGCCGAAAAACCAGTCCCTGCAACACCCAAAAAAGAGCCGGCGCAGGCGCCATTGCCCAAAACGGTGCAAGGAACTGTTACCGACGAAAAAGGCCTTACCTTGCCAGGCGTAAGTGTTAAAGTAAAAGGTACCGGCATAGGTACCCAGTCAGATGTTAACGGTAAGTATTCTCTCAATTTAAAAGGAACTGATAAAACTGTTATCACGTTTTCATTTGTAGGATCTAAAACTCAGGAATTTGATTTAAACAACTACCAGCCATCAAATGGTACTTATGTGTTAGATGTAACCATTGGTACCGATAAAACCGCATTGGAGGAGGTTGCCATCGTAGCGTATGGTACTCAGAAAAAGGCGAGCTTAGTGAGCTCTATTACCACTATAAGCCCCAAGCAGCTTAAAGGCCCTTCAAGTAACCTTACCACTATGCTTGCCGGTGTTGTGCCGGGGATGATATCCTACCAGCGCAGCGGCGAACCGGGCGCTGATAATGCCCAATTTTTTATACGCGGTGTTGGTACCTTTGGTGCCGGTAAAGTTGACCCGCTGATTTTAATTGACGGTATAGAATCGTCAACTACAGATCTGGCCCGGTTACAGCCCGATGATATTGCCGGTTTTTCGGTATTAAAAGATGCTACTGCTTCATCATTATATGGTGCAAGGGGTGCAAACGGTGTAATATTGGTAACCACTAAACGAGGCGATGTAGGCGCAGTGAAATTCAATGTGCGCGGTGAAAACTCAACTTCGTCAAACATCAAGAATATCGACCTGGCCGATAATATTGCTTATATGACTTTGGCCAACGAGGCGGTGCTTACCCGCAATCCGCTGGGCGCCCTGCCTTACTCGCAAAACAAAATCGACCATACAGCTAATGGCGACGATCCGCTGTTATACCCCAGCAATAACTGGATAAAACAGTTGATAAAAACCAAAACAAGCAACCAAAGGTTCAACATGAATGCCAATGGCGGGTCCGAAAAGGCTAAGTACTACCTGGCCATGACCTATAATATTGACAATGGTAACCTGGCCGAAAATAGCCTCAATAATTTCAGCAATAATATTAAGCTGCAATCATACTCCATTTTATCAAATACCACCTTAAACCTAACCAAAACTACCGAAGTTGTAGTTAGTTTAAAAGGACAGTTTGATAGCTATCATGGCCCTATAAGTGGCGGCGGGTTTACATTTTTAAATGCTTTATGGAGCAACCCGGTAGCCTTTCCGGCTATTTACCCAGGCAGTTTATTACCCTATGTAAACCACCCCCTGTTTGGTAATGCTATTATTCCAAGTGGTGGCCTGTATGTCAATCCTTATGCACAGTCGCTTTCAGGCTTTCAAAGCTCAAACACCAGTACTTTAACCGCACAATTAAATTTAAACCAAAAGTTTGATTTTATTACCCAAGGCTTATCTGCAAGGGTTATGGCCTATACAACCCGCTATTCGTACTTCACCGTGGCACGCCAGTATAGCCCTTATTATTATCAATCAAATGTACTGAACGGACAATTTAACGGCTTAACCTTACTTAACGACGGGTCGTCGGGAAGCATAGGCGCCACACCAACCGAGTATTTAACCTATAGCCCGGGGGGCAGCGTATCCAACGCTACTACTTATATCGAAACAGCCATAAACTACAACCGCACATTTGCCGAGAAGCACGCCATCAGCGGTTTGCTAATTGGTACCATGCGTAATTATCTTACTGCTAATGCGCCAACGTTACAGTTATCGTTGCCATCGCGTAACCAGGGTGTATCGGGCAGGTTTACTTATGGCTACGATAACCGTTACCTGTTGGAGTTTAACTTTGGCTATAATGGTTCCGAGCGTTTTGCCAGTAACCACCGTTTTGGGTTTTTCCCATCAGTGGGCGCCGGCTGGGTTGTATCAAACGAGAAGTTTTTTGAACCAATGCTTTCAACCATCGATAATCTTAAATTCAGGTTTACTTATGGTTTGGTGGGTAACGACCAGATCGGATCGGCAAACGACAGGTTTTTCTACCTGTCGGATGTTAACTTAAACAGCGGGAGCAACGGTCAGTTTGGTACCAATTATACCTATAGCAGGCCTGGTGTGGTTACCTACCGTTATGAAAACCAAAACATTACCTGGGAGCAATCAAGGCAAACCAATATAGGTATGGATTTAACTATTGCAAAAGACTTTAGTTTAACCTTAGATGCATACCAAAACAAACGGGATAACATTTTAATGGTAAGAAGCACTATCCCTACTTCTATGGGCTTACAGGCCAACATATCGTCAAACGCGGGTAAATCATCAAGCAAAGGCGTTGATGTTGCCATGGATTACAAGAAAAATTTCACCAACTCTTTCTGGATCCAATCGCGCGGAACGCTTACCTACGCTAAAAGCAAACTGTTAAAAAACGAAGAGCCGGTATATAGCGATAACTTAAAATATCTTAGCAGGGTGGGTAACTCACTAAGCCAGATTTATGGCCTTGTTGCCGAGCGTTTATTTATTGACGACGTAGATGTAGCCAACTCACCGGTTCAAAGTTTTGGCAATTACAAAGCCGGCGATATTAAATACCGCGATATGAATGGCGATGGTAAAATATCCAGTTCAGATGTGGTGCCGATTGGTCATCCGCTTGTGCCCGAGATTATTTATGGCTTTGGTTTTTCTGTCGGATATAAAAACTTCGATGTAAGCGCGTTCTTCCAGGGGTCGGCCCGCTCATCGTTTATCATCAACTCTGCCAATATTTCGCCCTTTTACCTGGTTAATGGGTACCAGTCAAGTACCGGCCTCAACTCTGGCAATCAAAGCGGTTTGCTGAGCTCAATAGCCAATGATCACTGGTCAGAAGATAACCGGAACCCATATGCTTTTTGGCCTCGCCTAAGCAGCACTATCCAGGAAAACAACACCCAAACGTCAACATGGTGGTTGCGAAATGGCTCTTTCCTGAGGTTAAAATCGGCAGAAATTGGATACAATTTCACAAAAAATCAGCTTAAGGGCATCCGTATGAAAAGCGCACGCCTTTATGCCAATGGTTTAAACCTGTTAACAGTAACCGGCTTTAAACTGTGGGATCCCGAAATGGGAACTTCAGGTCTGGGATACCCAATTCAAAAGGTGTTTAACTTAGGCTTAAGGGTAGAATTTTAA
- a CDS encoding RagB/SusD family nutrient uptake outer membrane protein, whose product MKSNFIQKIKHTVLSPAPKGYIALLSVALMIILPASSCKKSFLDVVPDNVSTIANAFVSKTEAEKYLFTCYSYLPTETDPTYNVGLTAGDEVWVEDPAGHIRPTNVLQLPRGYQNSSDPIANYMNGTRDAAANYKAIRDCNVFIENVSDLNKVRDLDIDTRERWIAEAQFLKAFYHFQLFRAYGPIPIIDKNLPIDASIDEVRVKRRPVDEVVNYIAGLYDLAAAKLPLTIRNEGSELGRVTKAAALSMKAKLLVTAASPLFNGNPDYNSFKNKDGEQLFNSTYSAQKWQLAADACKAAIDFCEAQNIQLYTFPAPTLPLSQTTMTQMSIRNAMSEKWNDELIWGLTADNNINYNSFFQSMCAGQYDFNNADAAKSANRPLMGPTIKMAKMFYTKNGVPINEDKTLDFSNISQLRVGTHDERFNIKEGETTARLNFDREPRYYADLGFDRGVWYMANSPTKTDENTWWMKARGAEVGQSSPIPIAGFYMKKALNWHYEWATVTYLNYPWPEMRLSDLYLLYAEALNEAQGPVADVYTYVNRIRARAGLPTVQESWTNYSINPTKYTTKEGMRSIIQRERSLELCFEGHRFWDLLRWKTAGAELNGNVTGWTINENSPELYYRERSIFSRHFVIPRDYLWPIQESDLLVNQNLVQNPNW is encoded by the coding sequence ATGAAAAGTAATTTTATACAAAAAATTAAGCATACAGTATTAAGTCCCGCACCTAAAGGGTATATCGCCCTGCTATCGGTGGCTTTAATGATAATTTTGCCGGCATCGTCATGCAAAAAATCATTCCTGGATGTTGTTCCTGATAACGTATCAACAATAGCCAACGCTTTTGTTTCAAAAACCGAGGCAGAAAAGTATCTGTTTACCTGTTACTCGTACCTGCCTACAGAAACCGACCCTACCTATAACGTAGGTCTTACAGCCGGCGATGAAGTTTGGGTAGAAGACCCTGCTGGGCACATTCGGCCAACAAACGTATTGCAGTTGCCAAGGGGTTATCAAAACTCATCAGACCCCATTGCCAATTATATGAACGGCACCCGCGACGCGGCGGCAAACTACAAAGCCATACGCGATTGTAACGTTTTTATTGAGAACGTAAGTGACCTTAATAAGGTGCGCGACCTTGACATTGACACCCGCGAACGCTGGATAGCCGAAGCACAGTTTTTGAAGGCTTTTTATCATTTCCAGCTGTTTAGGGCTTACGGGCCAATTCCTATTATCGATAAAAACCTGCCAATTGATGCATCGATAGATGAGGTAAGGGTAAAACGTCGCCCGGTTGATGAAGTAGTAAATTATATTGCCGGTTTATATGACCTGGCCGCAGCAAAACTGCCCCTAACCATCAGGAACGAAGGCAGCGAACTGGGCCGCGTTACCAAAGCTGCAGCTTTAAGCATGAAAGCAAAGTTGCTGGTTACTGCTGCAAGCCCACTGTTTAATGGTAACCCCGATTACAATTCGTTCAAGAATAAAGATGGCGAGCAGCTATTTAATTCTACCTACAGTGCTCAAAAATGGCAGCTTGCGGCTGATGCCTGTAAAGCAGCCATTGATTTTTGCGAGGCGCAAAACATACAGTTGTACACTTTCCCTGCACCAACCCTGCCGCTTAGCCAAACTACCATGACGCAAATGAGCATCAGGAACGCGATGAGCGAAAAATGGAACGACGAACTGATATGGGGTTTAACTGCCGACAATAATATCAACTATAATTCATTCTTCCAGTCGATGTGTGCAGGCCAGTATGATTTTAATAATGCGGATGCTGCAAAATCGGCAAACCGCCCGTTAATGGGGCCCACTATAAAAATGGCCAAAATGTTTTATACTAAAAACGGGGTGCCTATTAATGAAGATAAAACACTTGATTTCAGCAATATATCGCAATTGCGTGTTGGTACTCACGACGAGCGCTTTAACATTAAAGAAGGCGAAACTACTGCCCGGTTGAATTTTGACCGTGAGCCACGTTACTATGCCGACCTGGGGTTTGACCGTGGTGTATGGTATATGGCTAATAGCCCTACCAAAACCGACGAAAATACCTGGTGGATGAAGGCCCGCGGTGCCGAAGTAGGCCAATCCTCGCCTATCCCCATTGCCGGCTTTTATATGAAAAAAGCGCTTAACTGGCATTATGAGTGGGCAACAGTTACCTATCTGAATTACCCTTGGCCCGAAATGCGCCTTTCTGATCTGTATTTACTTTATGCCGAAGCATTAAACGAAGCCCAGGGGCCGGTAGCCGATGTATACACATATGTAAACCGTATACGGGCAAGGGCTGGCTTACCTACCGTACAGGAATCATGGACAAACTATAGCATCAACCCAACCAAGTACACTACAAAAGAAGGAATGCGATCAATCATTCAGCGCGAACGCTCATTGGAGCTTTGCTTTGAAGGCCATCGTTTTTGGGATTTGTTGCGCTGGAAAACTGCTGGTGCCGAGCTAAATGGAAACGTAACAGGATGGACTATAAATGAAAATTCGCCCGAATTGTATTATCGTGAACGATCAATCTTTTCGAGGCATTTTGTAATCCCGCGCGATTATTTATGGCCAATACAGGAAAGCGACCTGTTGGTTAATCAAAACCTGGTGCAAAACCCTAACTGGTAA
- a CDS encoding DUF5000 domain-containing lipoprotein — translation METMKLRVAFYIGLLAIMVTGCKQETLNKATITNNNAPGVVSNVQVQNQNGAASLTYTLPGDPDLFYVRAVYEIAPGKTREVVASHYTNTLTVDGFGDTLAHVVKLYAVNSSEKASAPVTVTVNPLTPPFILAFRSLKVTATFGGFNVTCDNSTKDNLAIVPMVDTANNGLFVQPKGMDNIYSNSVLIKAAVRGQPAVERKYAFFVRDRFLNRSDTLFLTLTPFYEEQFSKSDWSPYVLPGDATNLYSYTDLTKIWDGNFTGGWPNCLFTVESASSPQMVTFDLGKQRILSRFIMNPFLEIGNVYYVRGNLKDFEIWGSNTPNVNGALDGSWTKLLTCNIVKPSGSPSGTETAADYKYAHDGWGFDFPAGISAYRYIRIRSLHNWTGSYFMSISEFTLFGK, via the coding sequence ATGGAAACAATGAAATTACGGGTGGCTTTCTATATTGGGCTATTAGCAATAATGGTAACCGGCTGCAAGCAGGAAACACTCAATAAAGCTACCATAACCAATAATAATGCCCCCGGCGTTGTTAGCAACGTACAGGTACAAAACCAAAACGGCGCAGCCAGCTTAACATACACGCTGCCCGGCGATCCCGACCTTTTTTATGTAAGAGCTGTTTATGAAATAGCTCCTGGTAAAACACGCGAAGTAGTGGCATCGCACTATACCAACACATTAACTGTTGACGGCTTTGGCGATACGCTGGCCCACGTAGTAAAACTATATGCTGTAAACTCGAGCGAAAAGGCATCAGCCCCGGTTACTGTTACCGTTAACCCGCTAACACCACCCTTCATCCTGGCCTTCCGGTCGCTTAAAGTAACGGCTACTTTTGGAGGCTTTAATGTAACCTGCGATAACTCTACCAAAGACAATCTGGCTATTGTACCAATGGTTGATACAGCTAATAATGGTTTATTTGTGCAGCCAAAAGGAATGGACAACATTTACAGCAACAGCGTTTTAATTAAAGCAGCTGTAAGAGGGCAGCCTGCTGTTGAAAGGAAATACGCGTTTTTTGTAAGAGACAGGTTTTTAAACCGCTCCGACACTTTGTTTTTAACCCTCACACCATTTTACGAAGAGCAGTTTTCAAAATCCGATTGGTCGCCTTATGTATTGCCTGGCGACGCTACCAACCTGTATTCATATACCGATCTTACTAAAATTTGGGATGGTAATTTTACCGGCGGCTGGCCAAATTGCTTGTTTACCGTTGAAAGCGCCAGCAGCCCGCAAATGGTAACGTTTGATTTAGGCAAGCAACGAATATTGAGCCGTTTTATAATGAACCCGTTCCTGGAGATTGGTAATGTATACTACGTAAGAGGTAACTTAAAAGATTTTGAAATATGGGGATCAAACACACCTAATGTAAACGGTGCCTTAGATGGTTCATGGACCAAACTGTTAACCTGCAATATTGTAAAACCATCCGGGTCGCCATCAGGTACCGAAACAGCTGCCGATTACAAATATGCACATGATGGCTGGGGCTTTGATTTTCCGGCGGGGATAAGCGCATACCGGTATATCAGGATCAGGAGCCTGCACAACTGGACAGGATCATACTTTATGAGTATCAGTGAATTTACCCTATTTGGAAAGTAG
- a CDS encoding DUF4998 domain-containing protein yields MKHYKKASYLLLVLTAFIMSACTKMDDYKKKYEPNGPIIYPGKLDSVQVFSGKNRVLLTGLFTSDPKIVKYTVYWNSKQDSIVTPVTRTSGVDTARLYIPGLPEGVMTFEIRTYDNAGHISIPVTLAGNVYGSLYQSSLINRGIAKAELQNDGSALINWADVNADDGLISMEIKYTDAASKQHDTLITSVPTGLSTSLPKFKAGSSISYRTAFKPNKTAIDTFYVDYQTHSVKAEVTSIYLSNVSSPFQRATFDGRWGTLAAPWITNAAAKNKDNGVNGGYSSDAGGVINWETWNNTPVVNGILYQPTSSALPAGNYIVSFDAYSEVQSNSTVYCVAAAGGNGLPVLANLSTALGYVGMYNSANVGATSPSSRETRSFTFTLTSPQVVSIGFLGNIVGNGNPGNYFQVFSIKLYKN; encoded by the coding sequence ATGAAACATTATAAAAAAGCATCATACCTCCTTTTAGTGTTAACGGCATTTATTATGAGCGCCTGCACTAAAATGGATGATTACAAAAAGAAATACGAGCCCAACGGCCCGATCATATACCCGGGCAAGCTCGACTCGGTACAGGTTTTTTCGGGCAAAAACCGGGTGCTATTAACCGGGCTTTTTACATCCGATCCTAAAATTGTTAAGTACACGGTGTATTGGAACAGCAAGCAGGATTCGATAGTTACACCCGTAACCCGTACATCGGGCGTTGACACCGCAAGGCTATATATCCCCGGCTTACCAGAGGGTGTAATGACCTTCGAGATTCGCACGTATGATAACGCCGGGCATATATCTATACCGGTTACCTTAGCCGGAAACGTATATGGCAGCCTGTACCAAAGCTCGCTCATTAACCGCGGCATAGCCAAGGCTGAGTTACAAAATGATGGATCGGCCCTGATTAACTGGGCCGATGTTAATGCCGACGACGGCTTGATTTCGATGGAGATTAAGTACACCGATGCTGCCAGCAAACAGCATGATACCTTAATAACATCAGTGCCAACAGGCTTAAGCACATCCCTGCCTAAATTTAAAGCAGGGAGCTCTATTAGCTACCGCACAGCCTTTAAGCCAAACAAAACGGCTATTGATACTTTTTATGTAGATTATCAAACCCACAGTGTAAAGGCCGAGGTAACCAGCATTTATTTATCAAACGTAAGCAGCCCCTTTCAAAGGGCTACCTTTGACGGAAGGTGGGGTACCCTTGCCGCGCCATGGATTACAAATGCAGCCGCCAAAAACAAAGATAATGGCGTTAACGGTGGCTATAGTTCAGATGCCGGTGGCGTTATTAACTGGGAAACCTGGAACAATACACCTGTTGTAAATGGTATCCTTTATCAGCCTACCTCTTCGGCCTTACCTGCCGGAAATTATATTGTTTCATTTGATGCATATTCAGAAGTTCAATCTAATTCAACGGTTTATTGTGTAGCGGCAGCAGGCGGCAACGGCCTCCCGGTACTTGCAAACCTATCTACAGCATTAGGTTATGTGGGTATGTATAACAGCGCCAACGTAGGCGCAACAAGCCCAAGTTCAAGGGAAACAAGAAGTTTTACGTTTACACTTACCAGCCCCCAGGTTGTATCAATCGGATTTTTAGGAAACATTGTAGGCAACGGCAACCCCGGCAACTATTTCCAGGTATTTAGTATCAAATTATATAAAAACTAA
- the feoB gene encoding ferrous iron transport protein B: protein MKADIRVALVGNPNTGKSTLFNILTGLNQKIGNFPGITVDKKTGFCLLPDGRTAEIIDLPGTYSIYPKSKDESIVFSVLADKAKDMVPDLIVVILDASNLKRNLLLYTQIADLKIPVVVALNMIDVSEKAGIKIDVDLFAQKLGVPVVPISARKIKGIDQLKTTVAYANKVALQQDTIDVQAIAPGLIAQIQNEYKIDNPYFALQLAHQHETLGFLTTRESERVEQLEKEHSFHSQKAQATETIARYNFINDLLYDTVKKPETAHDETVSNKIDKVLTHKIFGFIIFFAILLFIFQAIFSWSAYPQELIGDLFLWMQNAISKVLPAGPLVSLLVDGVLAGLSGVLVFVPQIAILFALISILEDTGYMSRVTFMMDKVMRKVGLNGKSVVPLIGGFACAVPSIMSTRNIENWKDRMITIMVTPLVACSARLPVYTLLIALVVPNRNVWWLFNLQGLALTAMYLLSIVSAITVAFVMKFILKARERGYFIMELPVYRMPRWKNVAFTMYDRSKTFVLQAGKVIIAVSIILWVLKSYGPGDKFAQIDKTYSQPRYTKAMTPDSLSKVIASEKLESSYAGVFGHVIEPVIKPLGFDWKIGIALISSFAAREVFVGTMATIYSVEGDADKMESVQQKMHSATNPDTGKPVFTLAVAFSLMMFYAFAMQCASTVAVVYRETKNWRWPAAQFAYMTVLAYSASFIVYHLLK from the coding sequence TTGAAAGCCGATATAAGAGTTGCGCTTGTAGGAAACCCAAACACCGGTAAATCAACTCTGTTTAATATTTTAACCGGTCTTAATCAAAAAATAGGAAATTTTCCAGGGATTACGGTCGACAAAAAAACAGGTTTTTGCCTGCTGCCCGATGGCCGTACCGCCGAAATCATCGATTTGCCCGGCACCTACAGCATCTACCCCAAAAGTAAAGACGAATCTATTGTATTTTCTGTTTTGGCCGATAAAGCCAAAGACATGGTGCCAGATTTAATTGTGGTGATCCTGGATGCATCCAACCTTAAACGCAACCTGCTGCTGTATACCCAGATAGCCGATCTGAAAATTCCGGTTGTAGTTGCCCTCAACATGATTGATGTATCCGAAAAAGCGGGTATTAAAATTGATGTAGACCTGTTTGCACAGAAGTTGGGCGTACCTGTGGTGCCTATATCGGCCCGTAAAATAAAGGGGATTGATCAGCTTAAAACAACTGTCGCTTACGCCAATAAAGTTGCCCTGCAGCAAGATACCATTGATGTACAAGCTATTGCTCCCGGGCTTATAGCGCAAATACAAAACGAGTACAAAATAGATAATCCATATTTTGCCCTGCAGCTGGCCCACCAGCACGAAACGCTTGGTTTTTTAACTACCCGGGAAAGTGAGCGTGTTGAACAGCTGGAAAAAGAGCATTCTTTCCATTCGCAAAAAGCTCAGGCTACTGAAACCATTGCCAGGTATAATTTTATAAATGATTTGCTATACGATACGGTTAAAAAGCCGGAAACAGCCCATGACGAAACCGTAAGCAATAAAATAGATAAAGTATTAACGCACAAAATATTCGGCTTTATAATATTTTTTGCCATACTGTTGTTCATCTTCCAGGCTATATTTTCCTGGTCGGCTTATCCGCAGGAACTCATCGGCGATTTGTTTTTGTGGATGCAAAACGCCATAAGCAAGGTGTTGCCGGCTGGTCCGCTGGTTAGTTTATTGGTTGATGGCGTATTGGCCGGCCTAAGCGGCGTGTTGGTTTTTGTACCCCAGATAGCCATTTTGTTTGCGCTGATATCGATATTGGAAGATACGGGCTACATGTCGCGTGTTACGTTTATGATGGATAAAGTGATGCGTAAAGTTGGGCTTAACGGAAAATCGGTAGTGCCACTTATTGGTGGCTTTGCCTGCGCCGTGCCATCAATTATGAGCACCCGTAATATCGAAAACTGGAAAGACAGGATGATTACCATCATGGTTACGCCATTGGTAGCCTGCTCGGCCCGCTTACCGGTTTATACGTTATTGATTGCCCTTGTGGTACCCAACCGTAACGTTTGGTGGCTTTTTAACCTGCAAGGCCTGGCGTTAACAGCTATGTACCTGCTCAGTATCGTCTCGGCTATTACTGTTGCCTTTGTAATGAAATTTATACTGAAGGCCCGCGAACGCGGCTATTTTATTATGGAGCTGCCCGTTTACCGCATGCCCAGGTGGAAGAATGTGGCGTTTACGATGTATGACAGGTCTAAAACGTTTGTGCTGCAGGCCGGTAAAGTGATTATAGCGGTATCTATTATATTATGGGTATTAAAATCATACGGCCCCGGCGATAAATTTGCGCAAATAGATAAAACCTACAGCCAGCCCCGGTATACCAAAGCCATGACACCCGATAGCCTGAGTAAAGTTATCGCATCCGAGAAACTGGAAAGCTCCTATGCCGGCGTTTTTGGCCACGTAATTGAACCCGTTATTAAGCCCTTAGGGTTTGATTGGAAAATAGGGATAGCCCTCATCAGCTCCTTTGCCGCCCGCGAGGTTTTTGTGGGCACCATGGCCACTATTTACAGCGTAGAAGGCGACGCAGATAAGATGGAATCTGTTCAGCAAAAAATGCATAGCGCCACCAACCCCGATACAGGCAAACCTGTATTTACTTTGGCCGTGGCTTTTTCACTGATGATGTTTTATGCCTTTGCCATGCAATGCGCCAGTACAGTGGCCGTGGTATACCGCGAAACCAAAAACTGGCGCTGGCCCGCGGCGCAATTTGCTTATATGACGGTGCTGGCATACTCGGCCAGTTTTATTGTTTATCACTTGCTGAAATAG
- a CDS encoding FeoA family protein encodes MTLSQLEVGETGIVKEFTDLEMSVKLMEMGCLPGEEIKISRIAPLGDPIAIHVSGYQLSLRKFEASTIILQ; translated from the coding sequence ATGACACTTTCACAACTTGAAGTAGGCGAAACAGGAATTGTTAAAGAATTTACCGACCTTGAAATGTCGGTTAAATTGATGGAAATGGGATGTTTACCGGGTGAAGAAATTAAAATTTCGCGCATAGCGCCCCTTGGCGACCCGATAGCTATTCACGTTTCGGGCTACCAGTTAAGCCTTCGTAAATTTGAGGCCTCCACTATTATTTTGCAGTAG
- a CDS encoding VanZ family protein, which translates to MKATLKYHGPAILWALFVLIICSVNLGPAGDSPMFFKGFDKLTHTGLFFTLVVLYCNGVIRQQKPRKLSYTRALIIIIVAIAFGGLIEILQWKFFTWRSAEWSDFFCDGLGICMGIFGVMLTVSAMGNEKK; encoded by the coding sequence ATGAAAGCAACACTAAAATATCACGGGCCCGCAATTTTGTGGGCCTTATTTGTTTTGATAATTTGCTCTGTTAACCTAGGCCCGGCAGGCGACTCGCCCATGTTTTTTAAGGGGTTTGACAAGCTTACGCACACCGGTTTGTTTTTTACACTGGTTGTATTGTATTGCAATGGCGTGATAAGGCAACAAAAACCAAGGAAATTATCGTATACACGAGCGTTAATAATAATTATAGTCGCGATTGCCTTTGGTGGCTTAATTGAAATATTGCAATGGAAGTTTTTTACATGGCGCAGCGCCGAATGGAGCGATTTCTTTTGCGACGGGCTGGGTATATGTATGGGTATTTTTGGTGTTATGCTGACAGTAAGTGCAATGGGTAATGAAAAAAAGTAA